From Deferrisoma camini S3R1, the proteins below share one genomic window:
- a CDS encoding ferritin family protein yields the protein MKIEEALTTALAFERKVQAHYAEAAEAAREDAAREFFGLMAREEGRHVEYLEHKLEQWRSQGVLGPAEIETAVPQKKWMEEGERKMEGEGRAGDRAYGFAHLETALHLEEEVSAHYRTLVDAVDHPEAKALFRRFLEIEDGHTALVRAELDYLTGTGHFLGIREFTLD from the coding sequence ATGAAGATCGAAGAAGCGTTGACCACGGCGCTCGCGTTCGAGCGCAAGGTGCAGGCCCACTACGCCGAGGCCGCCGAAGCGGCCCGGGAGGACGCGGCCCGGGAGTTCTTCGGGCTGATGGCCCGGGAAGAGGGGCGCCACGTGGAGTACCTGGAGCACAAGCTGGAGCAGTGGCGCTCCCAGGGGGTGCTCGGTCCGGCCGAGATCGAGACGGCTGTGCCCCAGAAGAAATGGATGGAGGAGGGGGAGCGCAAGATGGAAGGGGAGGGCCGGGCCGGTGACCGGGCCTACGGGTTCGCCCACCTGGAGACCGCGCTCCACCTGGAGGAGGAGGTGAGCGCCCACTACCGGACGCTGGTGGACGCCGTGGACCATCCCGAGGCCAAGGCCCTGTTCCGGCGGTTCCTCGAGATCGAGGACGGCCACACCGCCCTGGTCCGCGCCGAGTTGGACTACCTGACCGGCACCGGGCACTTCCTCGGGATCCGGGAGTTCACCCTGGACTGA
- a CDS encoding methylenetetrahydrofolate reductase: protein MSQSDTRSNLERVLESGSFAVTAELGPPKGADPAVIRRKADLLRGAADAVNITDNQTAVVRMSSIAAALLAQQAGVEPVVQMTCRDRNRLAIQADLLGAWALGLRNLLCLSGDHQTFGNHPGAKNVWDIDSIQLLKILADMGDRGVFANGEEVEGEPPRFFLGAAENPFAEPYPYRPFRVAKKVKAGARFIQTQCIYNMDRFREFMARLGDLGLLDKVYVLAGLSPLKGPGMAKYMRDQVPGMDVPDDIVDRMVAAGKGIDDKAERSKAFRAEGIRICIEQIQEVREIPGVAGVHIMAIEWEEAVRPIVEGAGLLPRPQPLPGAAEAG from the coding sequence ATGTCCCAGAGCGATACCCGCAGCAATTTGGAACGCGTGCTCGAATCCGGATCGTTCGCGGTCACGGCCGAGCTGGGGCCGCCCAAGGGGGCGGATCCGGCCGTGATCCGGCGCAAGGCCGACCTCCTCCGGGGGGCGGCCGACGCCGTGAACATCACCGACAATCAGACCGCGGTGGTGCGCATGTCGTCGATCGCCGCGGCCCTGCTGGCCCAGCAGGCCGGCGTGGAGCCGGTGGTGCAGATGACCTGCCGCGACCGGAACCGCCTGGCGATCCAGGCGGACCTGCTGGGCGCCTGGGCCCTGGGGCTCCGGAACCTGCTGTGCCTGTCGGGCGACCACCAGACGTTCGGCAACCACCCGGGTGCTAAGAACGTGTGGGACATCGACTCGATCCAACTGCTGAAGATCCTGGCCGACATGGGGGACCGAGGGGTGTTCGCCAACGGCGAGGAGGTGGAGGGCGAGCCGCCCCGGTTCTTCCTGGGGGCGGCCGAGAACCCGTTCGCCGAGCCGTACCCCTACCGCCCGTTCCGGGTGGCCAAAAAGGTGAAGGCCGGGGCCCGGTTCATCCAGACCCAGTGCATCTACAACATGGACCGGTTCCGGGAGTTCATGGCCCGCCTGGGCGACCTGGGGCTCCTGGACAAGGTGTACGTGCTGGCGGGCCTGAGCCCCCTCAAGGGGCCGGGCATGGCCAAGTACATGCGAGACCAGGTGCCGGGCATGGACGTGCCCGACGATATCGTGGACCGCATGGTGGCCGCGGGCAAGGGCATCGACGACAAGGCCGAGCGGTCCAAGGCGTTCCGGGCCGAGGGCATTCGGATCTGCATCGAGCAGATCCAGGAGGTCCGCGAGATCCCGGGCGTGGCCGGGGTGCACATCATGGCCATCGAGTGGGAGGAGGCCGTGCGGCCCATCGTGGAGGGCGCGGGCCTCCTGCCCCGGCCCCAACCCCTGCCCGGCGCGGCCGAGGCGGGGTGA
- the alr gene encoding alanine racemase: MSPNAPIFRPTEARIDLSAVAHNVRALGSLTPAATAFMAVVKADAYGHGAVAVARAAREAGASWFGVALVEEALELRQAGLSEPILVLGPTDPAAARAAVAADVRLALFDPDLAQALDAAARDLGRTARVHLKIDTGMGRVGVRPDRLAEFVEGVAGLQGIEVEGAFTHLATADEADLGFAQEQLGRFRECLPVLTDRGLRPRLVHAANTAGILALPESHLDLVRAGIGLYGIYPSDEVARPVRLEPVLTWATRVAFVKTVPGGTPLSYGRTHVTTGPRRIATLPVGYGDGYPRLLSNRGSVLVRGRRAPVKGRVCMDMILVDVTHVPEADVGDEVVLLGRQAGEEIPADELARLTGTIPYEITCNLGKRVPRRLEG, translated from the coding sequence ATGTCCCCCAACGCTCCTATCTTCCGCCCCACCGAGGCCCGTATCGACCTGTCTGCCGTGGCCCACAACGTGCGGGCGCTCGGCTCCCTCACGCCGGCGGCCACGGCGTTCATGGCCGTGGTCAAGGCCGACGCGTACGGCCACGGGGCCGTGGCCGTGGCCCGGGCGGCGCGGGAGGCGGGCGCGTCGTGGTTCGGGGTGGCCCTGGTGGAGGAGGCGCTGGAGCTGCGGCAGGCAGGGCTGTCGGAGCCGATCCTGGTGCTCGGGCCCACGGACCCGGCCGCGGCCCGGGCCGCGGTGGCGGCGGACGTGCGGCTCGCCCTGTTCGACCCCGACCTGGCACAAGCCCTGGACGCGGCCGCCCGGGACCTGGGCCGGACGGCCCGGGTCCATCTCAAGATCGACACCGGAATGGGCCGGGTGGGGGTGCGGCCGGATCGGCTCGCCGAGTTCGTGGAGGGGGTGGCGGGCCTGCAAGGGATCGAGGTGGAGGGCGCGTTCACCCACCTCGCCACGGCCGACGAGGCCGACCTGGGGTTTGCGCAGGAGCAGCTCGGCCGGTTCCGGGAGTGCCTGCCGGTGCTGACCGACCGGGGGCTGCGGCCGCGGCTCGTCCACGCCGCGAACACCGCGGGCATCCTGGCCCTGCCCGAGTCCCACCTGGACCTGGTCCGGGCCGGGATCGGGCTCTACGGCATCTACCCCTCGGACGAGGTGGCCCGGCCCGTGCGGCTGGAGCCCGTGCTCACCTGGGCGACCCGGGTCGCGTTCGTGAAGACCGTGCCCGGCGGCACCCCCCTTTCGTACGGCCGCACCCACGTGACCACAGGCCCCCGCCGGATCGCCACCCTGCCGGTCGGCTACGGCGACGGATACCCCCGGCTCCTGTCGAACCGGGGCTCGGTGCTGGTGCGGGGCCGACGGGCGCCGGTGAAGGGCCGGGTGTGCATGGACATGATCCTGGTGGACGTGACCCACGTGCCGGAGGCGGATGTCGGCGACGAGGTCGTGCTTCTGGGCCGCCAGGCGGGCGAGGAGATCCCGGCCGACGAGCTCGCCCGGCTCACCGGCACCATCCCCTACGAGATCACCTGCAACCTGGGGAAACGGGTGCCGAGGAGGCTGGAAGGCTAG
- a CDS encoding ribonuclease H-like domain-containing protein, with the protein MKGLAARLRRLDRSRPLAGSALRERLERMDRAAASSRRAPIDRFVAGDRVDTPAGPVFRVVRTAAASKAHGRLPVGELGRLPCEGLRDLFPRELGRVGTPSEIAFLDTETTGLAGGAGTVAFLVGVGRWDPGGRGFRVVQLFLEDLDREPALLHALAQELEGVSCLVTFNGHRFDVPLLENRHVLNRMAWPLEGAPHLDLLPPARALWRPTLPNCRLVTLEAGVLGVRRTGDVPGAEIPALYGRYLRHGAEERLGRVFSHNRIDILSLAGLLWAAGRAARRPEGPQALGVGLLHARARRPDRAHRALAAGLDHAPSRGDRIRALRELGRAHKARGDWHAALAVWQKWAGLEPYRLEPVEEAAKALEHRLRDPGRALAWVERALGLPHWPPADRAALEHRRDRLRRKAGDRGV; encoded by the coding sequence ATGAAGGGGCTCGCCGCACGGCTGCGCCGCCTGGACCGGAGCCGGCCCCTGGCCGGCTCGGCCTTGCGGGAGCGGCTCGAGCGGATGGATCGGGCCGCCGCCTCCTCCCGCCGGGCCCCCATCGACCGGTTCGTGGCCGGCGACCGGGTGGACACCCCGGCCGGGCCGGTGTTCCGGGTGGTGCGCACCGCGGCGGCGTCCAAGGCCCACGGCCGCCTGCCCGTGGGCGAGCTGGGCCGGCTGCCCTGCGAGGGCCTCCGGGACCTCTTCCCCCGGGAGCTCGGTCGCGTGGGAACCCCTTCGGAGATCGCGTTCCTCGACACCGAGACCACGGGCCTGGCCGGCGGCGCGGGCACGGTGGCGTTCCTGGTGGGGGTGGGGCGGTGGGATCCCGGAGGCCGGGGGTTCCGGGTGGTGCAGCTCTTTCTGGAGGACCTGGACCGGGAGCCCGCCCTGCTCCACGCGCTGGCCCAGGAGCTCGAAGGGGTGTCGTGCCTCGTCACCTTCAACGGCCACCGGTTCGACGTGCCGCTCCTCGAGAACCGCCACGTGCTGAACCGCATGGCTTGGCCCCTGGAGGGGGCGCCCCACCTGGACCTGCTGCCGCCGGCGCGGGCGCTGTGGCGGCCCACCCTCCCCAACTGCCGCCTCGTCACCCTGGAGGCCGGGGTGCTGGGGGTCCGGCGCACCGGCGACGTGCCCGGGGCCGAGATCCCGGCCCTGTACGGCCGCTACCTGCGCCACGGCGCGGAGGAGCGGCTGGGACGGGTGTTCTCCCACAACCGCATCGACATTCTGAGCCTGGCCGGGCTCCTCTGGGCCGCGGGCCGGGCCGCCCGCCGGCCCGAAGGGCCCCAGGCCCTGGGCGTGGGGCTGCTGCACGCCCGGGCACGGCGGCCGGACCGGGCCCACCGGGCCCTCGCGGCCGGGCTGGACCACGCCCCCAGCCGAGGGGACCGGATCCGGGCCCTGCGGGAGCTGGGCCGGGCCCACAAGGCCCGGGGCGACTGGCACGCGGCCCTCGCGGTCTGGCAGAAATGGGCGGGGCTCGAGCCCTACCGGCTCGAGCCGGTGGAGGAGGCGGCCAAGGCCCTGGAGCACCGGCTCCGGGATCCGGGCCGGGCCCTGGCGTGGGTCGAGAGGGCCCTGGGCCTGCCCCACTGGCCCCCGGCGGACCGGGCGGCCCTGGAGCACCGCCGGGATCGGCTGAGGAGGAAGGCGGGAGACCGCGGGGTGTGA
- a CDS encoding heterodisulfide reductase-related iron-sulfur binding cluster, which yields MTVTQTRESVARRVEQTTGENAYLCYQCQRCSAGCPMAEHFDLLPSEVLRAIQDGDASVARSRTVWLCASCQTCVTRCPQGIDLPAILDRFRQETLDSPSVPEVARFYKVFMRQVKLLGRVYELGLMGELNLREKQPFRDLPMGLRMIRKGKIRLLPEVVRPPRRVPWAGPAPNRVAYYPGCSLHATGRAYDVSFRAAAGALGVELVEPKGWTCCGTTPAHGTDAFLAVGLPLRSLALVERMGLDRVVAPCAACYGRFKAALAEYREDGGLAVRVDDWMGYEYRDTVTVANALDLLEGRCTDDGFEPRRPLHGLKVACYYGCLLTRPARITGAPDPENPTAMERIVRALGAEPVDWSRKTDCCGGSLSVPQVERAKEMTAKVLADAKARGADVVAVACPLCQVNLDERQPEMAGDLGFTLPVVYVTQLLTLAQGLPLAAAALDQSAVDPRPALARAGHA from the coding sequence ATGACCGTGACCCAAACCCGTGAGTCCGTGGCCCGCCGAGTCGAGCAGACCACCGGAGAGAACGCGTACCTGTGCTACCAGTGCCAGCGGTGCTCGGCCGGGTGCCCCATGGCCGAGCACTTCGACCTGCTGCCCAGCGAGGTGCTCCGGGCCATCCAGGACGGCGACGCCTCGGTGGCCCGCAGCCGCACGGTGTGGCTGTGCGCCTCGTGCCAGACCTGCGTGACCCGGTGCCCCCAGGGCATCGACCTGCCGGCCATCCTGGACCGGTTCCGGCAGGAGACCCTGGACTCCCCGTCCGTGCCCGAGGTGGCCCGGTTCTACAAGGTGTTCATGCGGCAGGTGAAGCTGCTGGGCCGGGTGTACGAGCTGGGGCTCATGGGCGAGCTGAACCTGCGGGAGAAGCAGCCGTTCCGCGACCTCCCCATGGGGTTGCGGATGATCCGCAAGGGCAAGATCCGGCTGCTGCCCGAGGTGGTCCGGCCGCCCCGGCGGGTCCCGTGGGCGGGGCCCGCCCCGAACCGGGTGGCCTACTACCCGGGGTGCTCCCTCCACGCCACGGGCAGGGCCTACGACGTTTCGTTCCGGGCGGCGGCCGGGGCCCTGGGGGTGGAGCTGGTGGAGCCGAAGGGCTGGACCTGCTGCGGCACCACGCCGGCCCACGGCACGGACGCGTTCCTGGCGGTGGGCCTGCCCCTGCGCAGCCTGGCCCTGGTGGAGCGGATGGGCCTGGATCGGGTGGTGGCCCCCTGCGCGGCCTGTTACGGCCGGTTCAAGGCCGCCCTGGCCGAGTACCGGGAGGACGGGGGGCTGGCCGTGCGCGTGGACGACTGGATGGGGTACGAGTACCGCGACACGGTGACCGTGGCCAACGCCCTGGACCTGCTGGAGGGCCGGTGCACGGACGACGGCTTCGAGCCCCGCCGGCCGCTCCACGGCCTCAAGGTGGCCTGCTACTACGGGTGCCTGCTCACCCGCCCGGCCCGGATCACCGGGGCTCCCGATCCGGAGAACCCCACCGCCATGGAGCGGATCGTGCGGGCGCTGGGGGCCGAGCCCGTGGACTGGTCCCGCAAGACGGACTGCTGCGGGGGCAGCCTCTCGGTGCCCCAGGTGGAGCGGGCCAAGGAGATGACGGCCAAGGTGCTGGCCGACGCCAAGGCCCGGGGCGCGGACGTGGTGGCCGTGGCATGCCCCCTGTGCCAGGTGAACCTGGACGAACGCCAGCCCGAGATGGCCGGGGACCTGGGGTTCACGCTGCCGGTGGTGTACGTGACCCAGCTCCTCACGCTGGCCCAGGGCCTGCCCCTGGCGGCGGCGGCCCTCGACCAGTCGGCGGTGGATCCCCGGCCGGCCCTGGCCCGCGCGGGCCACGCGTGA
- the epmA gene encoding EF-P lysine aminoacylase EpmA codes for MPDPREPVLRARARIVAAVRAFFVDRGYVEVETPHRIPAPLPEAHIDPVRADGGVLHPSPELCMKRLLARGWDRIFQICRCWRAGERGRLHLPEFTLLEWYRTGVDYTALMAECEELLLHAARAAGRGPQIHRQGTRVDLRPPWPRISVDEAFERWAGADPDRALADGSFDELVVTRIEPALARLGKPAFLYDYPLGQAALARRRPDRPDRAERFELYAGGLELANAFTELTDPVEQRARFEAEQEARRRRGARTDPMPERFLQDLSRLPPCAGIALGVDRLVMLLTEAESIDEVVTFTPEELG; via the coding sequence GTGCCCGACCCCAGGGAGCCGGTTCTGCGGGCCCGGGCCCGGATCGTCGCAGCGGTCCGGGCCTTTTTCGTGGACCGGGGGTACGTGGAGGTGGAGACCCCCCACCGGATCCCCGCCCCCCTGCCCGAGGCCCACATCGATCCGGTCCGGGCCGACGGGGGGGTGCTCCACCCGAGCCCCGAGCTGTGCATGAAGCGGCTCCTGGCCCGGGGGTGGGACCGGATCTTCCAGATCTGCCGGTGCTGGAGGGCGGGGGAACGAGGCCGGCTCCACCTGCCCGAGTTCACCCTGCTGGAGTGGTACCGGACCGGCGTGGACTACACGGCCCTCATGGCCGAGTGCGAAGAGCTCCTCCTGCACGCCGCCCGGGCCGCGGGGAGGGGACCGCAGATCCACCGCCAGGGGACCCGGGTGGACCTGCGCCCGCCCTGGCCCCGGATCTCGGTGGACGAGGCGTTCGAGCGGTGGGCCGGCGCCGACCCGGACCGCGCCCTGGCCGACGGCTCGTTCGACGAGCTGGTGGTGACCCGGATCGAGCCCGCCCTGGCCCGTTTGGGCAAGCCCGCGTTCCTGTACGACTACCCCCTGGGCCAGGCCGCCCTGGCCCGACGCCGGCCCGACCGGCCGGACCGGGCCGAGCGGTTCGAGCTCTACGCCGGCGGGCTGGAGCTGGCCAACGCCTTCACCGAGCTGACCGACCCGGTCGAGCAGCGTGCCCGGTTCGAAGCGGAGCAGGAGGCCCGCCGCCGCCGGGGCGCCCGGACCGACCCCATGCCCGAGCGGTTTCTGCAGGACCTCTCCCGGCTCCCCCCCTGCGCCGGCATCGCCCTGGGCGTGGACCGGCTGGTCATGCTGCTCACCGAGGCCGAGAGCATCGACGAGGTGGTGACGTTCACCCCCGAGGAGCTGGGCTGA
- a CDS encoding DEAD/DEAH box helicase, which yields MRADVEQIVQALLRDRNLGPCVTHHQVIEPAPARTEPFPDGVHPDLVQALGTRGIERPYSHQARAAEAALGGRAFVAVTPTASGKTLCYNLPVLTTLLQEPDARALYLFPTKALAQDQLAELQELARAMGRDLPAFTYDGDTPQDVRRRVRDQARIVLTNPDMLHQGILPHHPRWARFFGSLRYVVIDEMHVYRGIFGSHVANVLRRLRRVCRFHGSEPVFLLSSATIRNPGDLARRLTGVEDLVEITDSGAPRARKHLLFVNPPVIDPALGLRASAVGVARRIATRFLREGVSTIAFVRTRLQVEILTRYLKDRFERRPDRKGWVRGYRGGYLPDLRRQIERGLRDGTIRGVVATNALELGIDIGQLEAAVLTGYPGSVASTWQQAGRAGRRTGVSAAVLVASSQPLDQYVITHPETVVGTPPELGLIDPDNLHVLVSHIRCAAFELPFEEGEEFGSEPLEEILAFLEEKGVLRRSGRRWHWIEDAYPAEQVALRTADPDNFAVIDASGPRPRVIAQVDLESAPTTIHPGAVYMVEGRAHQVERLDWEGRKAYVRPVDPDYYTQAISYAKVRVLEAFAGHDLGRGRAEWGEVHVLARVPGYKKIKFYTSENVGYGEVDLPDQEMHTTAAWWVFPLILAEALGLTDAAFLDGIAGLGHALHHLASLHCLCDPSDLGRALGDREGRWDAGPGPVDPAAAPPGIEPTLFLYERYPGGCGLAEGIHGRTRELLEGALELLAACRCESGCPSCVGPPGDVGPEAKAAAQRLLGLLLRTA from the coding sequence ATGCGAGCCGACGTGGAGCAGATCGTCCAAGCCCTGCTGCGGGACCGGAACCTGGGGCCGTGCGTGACCCACCACCAGGTGATCGAGCCGGCCCCGGCCCGTACCGAGCCGTTCCCCGACGGCGTGCACCCGGACCTCGTGCAGGCCCTCGGCACCCGGGGCATCGAGCGCCCCTACTCCCACCAGGCCCGGGCCGCCGAGGCCGCCCTGGGGGGCCGGGCCTTCGTGGCCGTGACCCCCACCGCATCGGGCAAGACCCTGTGCTACAACCTGCCGGTGCTGACCACCCTGCTCCAGGAGCCGGACGCCCGGGCCCTGTACCTGTTCCCCACCAAGGCCCTGGCCCAGGACCAGCTGGCCGAGCTCCAGGAGCTGGCCCGGGCGATGGGCCGGGACCTTCCGGCGTTCACCTACGACGGCGACACCCCCCAGGACGTCCGTCGGCGCGTGCGCGACCAGGCCCGGATCGTGCTCACCAACCCCGACATGCTCCACCAGGGCATCCTGCCCCACCACCCCCGGTGGGCCCGGTTCTTCGGGAGCCTCCGGTACGTGGTGATCGACGAGATGCACGTGTACCGGGGCATCTTCGGCTCCCACGTGGCCAACGTGCTGCGCCGGCTGCGGCGGGTGTGCCGGTTCCACGGGTCCGAGCCCGTGTTCCTCCTCTCCTCCGCCACCATCCGCAACCCGGGGGACCTGGCCCGGCGGCTCACCGGCGTGGAGGACCTCGTCGAGATCACCGACTCCGGCGCTCCGCGCGCGAGGAAGCACCTGCTGTTCGTGAACCCGCCGGTGATCGACCCGGCGCTGGGGCTGCGGGCCTCGGCCGTGGGCGTGGCCCGAAGGATCGCCACCCGGTTCCTGCGGGAGGGGGTGTCTACCATCGCGTTCGTGCGCACCCGGCTCCAGGTGGAGATCCTCACCCGGTACCTCAAGGACCGGTTCGAGCGCCGGCCGGACCGCAAGGGCTGGGTGCGCGGGTACCGGGGCGGGTACCTGCCGGACCTGCGGCGCCAGATCGAGCGGGGGCTGAGGGACGGCACCATCCGGGGCGTGGTGGCCACCAACGCCCTGGAGCTGGGCATCGACATCGGCCAACTGGAGGCGGCCGTGCTCACCGGATACCCGGGCAGCGTGGCGAGCACCTGGCAGCAGGCGGGCCGGGCCGGCCGGCGCACCGGGGTGAGCGCCGCCGTGCTGGTGGCCTCGAGCCAGCCCCTGGACCAGTACGTGATCACCCACCCCGAAACGGTGGTGGGCACGCCGCCGGAGCTCGGGCTGATCGACCCCGACAACCTCCACGTGCTGGTCAGCCACATCCGGTGCGCCGCGTTCGAACTGCCGTTCGAGGAGGGGGAGGAGTTCGGGTCCGAGCCCCTCGAGGAGATCCTGGCCTTCCTCGAGGAGAAGGGCGTGCTGCGCCGGTCCGGCCGGCGGTGGCACTGGATCGAGGACGCCTACCCGGCCGAGCAGGTGGCCCTGCGCACCGCCGACCCCGACAACTTCGCGGTGATCGACGCCTCGGGGCCCCGGCCCCGGGTCATCGCCCAGGTGGACCTGGAGAGCGCGCCCACCACCATCCACCCCGGCGCCGTCTACATGGTGGAGGGCCGGGCCCACCAGGTGGAGCGCCTGGACTGGGAAGGCCGCAAGGCCTACGTGCGGCCGGTGGACCCCGACTACTACACCCAGGCCATCTCCTACGCCAAGGTGCGCGTCCTCGAGGCGTTCGCCGGCCACGACCTGGGCCGGGGGCGGGCCGAGTGGGGCGAGGTGCACGTGCTCGCCCGGGTGCCGGGCTACAAGAAGATCAAGTTCTACACCTCGGAGAACGTGGGCTACGGCGAGGTGGACCTGCCCGACCAGGAGATGCACACCACCGCGGCCTGGTGGGTGTTCCCCCTGATCCTGGCCGAGGCCCTGGGGCTCACCGACGCCGCCTTCCTGGACGGCATCGCCGGGCTGGGCCACGCGCTCCACCACCTGGCCTCGCTCCACTGCCTGTGCGACCCCTCCGACCTGGGCCGGGCCCTGGGCGACCGGGAGGGCCGGTGGGACGCGGGCCCCGGCCCGGTGGACCCGGCCGCCGCCCCGCCGGGGATCGAGCCCACCCTGTTCCTGTACGAGCGGTACCCGGGCGGCTGCGGCCTGGCCGAGGGGATCCACGGCCGCACCCGCGAGCTCCTGGAGGGCGCCCTGGAGCTCCTGGCCGCCTGCCGGTGCGAGAGCGGCTGCCCCTCGTGCGTGGGCCCACCCGGCGACGTGGGCCCCGAGGCCAAGGCGGCGGCCCAGCGCCTGCTGGGCCTGCTGCTGCGGACGGCATGA
- a CDS encoding ABC-ATPase domain-containing protein, giving the protein MPSQEDLRRMLLRLDNGPYPAYKDIKGSYDFPDFRLIVDHVQGDPFAAPSRMRVRVPLDVAGFPPDLLAGEARVVGVCSFLARRFHREARRASRPSGSGKSGRIDIDAPGQEVLPTTAALVRDGAVELRFTVGLPARGRRILGRAAAEILCDRVPELVSRSLRYRNLDPAEVRAAAETNEDAEALRSRLPELGLVAFVADGAVLPRLSGVDPRPLGAGAVPFESPPSLRVEVDLPNRGRVAGMGIPRGITLIVGGGFHGKSTLLEALELGVYNHRPADGRELVVTDPTAVKIRSEDGRAVAGVDIRPFISNLPGGVDTAAFSTQDASGSTSQASNIVEALEAGSRVLLVDEDTSATNFMIRDHRMQELIAKDKEPITPFVDKVRQLWEERGVSTVLVMGGSGDYFDVADTVIAMEAFRPRDVTRQAKAIAERYRAERRPEGGPAFGAVTPRRPLGGSLDPRRGRREESVRSRGVKTVLFGTEEIDVSAVEQIVHPGQLRAVGAALLRVRALADGRRTLAEILDRIEEEVRQEGLDALTDRPVGDLAGFRRFELAAALNRLRTLRVRSEAGRD; this is encoded by the coding sequence ATGCCGAGCCAGGAGGACCTGCGAAGGATGCTGCTGCGGCTCGACAACGGGCCGTACCCCGCCTACAAGGACATCAAGGGTTCCTACGACTTCCCCGACTTCCGACTAATCGTGGACCACGTGCAGGGCGACCCGTTCGCCGCGCCCAGCCGGATGCGGGTGCGCGTGCCCCTGGACGTGGCCGGGTTTCCCCCCGACCTGCTGGCCGGCGAGGCCCGCGTGGTGGGGGTGTGCTCGTTCCTGGCGCGGCGGTTCCACCGGGAGGCCCGGCGGGCGTCCCGGCCGTCGGGGTCGGGCAAGAGCGGCCGGATCGACATCGACGCGCCCGGGCAGGAGGTGCTGCCCACCACCGCCGCCCTGGTGCGGGACGGGGCCGTGGAGCTCCGGTTCACCGTGGGGCTCCCGGCCCGCGGCCGGCGCATCCTGGGCCGGGCCGCCGCCGAGATCCTGTGCGATCGGGTGCCCGAGCTGGTCTCGCGCTCGCTCCGGTACCGGAACCTGGACCCGGCCGAGGTGCGGGCCGCGGCCGAGACCAACGAGGACGCCGAGGCCCTTCGGTCCCGGCTCCCGGAGCTGGGTCTCGTGGCGTTCGTGGCCGACGGCGCCGTCCTTCCTCGGCTGAGCGGCGTGGATCCCCGGCCCCTGGGGGCCGGGGCCGTGCCGTTCGAGAGCCCCCCGAGCCTGCGGGTGGAGGTGGACCTCCCCAACCGGGGCCGGGTCGCGGGCATGGGAATCCCCCGGGGCATCACCCTGATCGTGGGCGGAGGGTTCCACGGCAAGTCCACGCTGCTCGAGGCGTTGGAGCTGGGGGTGTACAACCACCGGCCGGCCGACGGAAGGGAGCTGGTGGTCACCGATCCCACGGCCGTGAAGATCCGGTCCGAGGACGGCCGGGCCGTGGCCGGCGTGGACATCCGTCCGTTCATCTCGAACCTGCCCGGTGGGGTGGACACGGCCGCGTTCTCCACCCAGGACGCATCGGGATCCACCTCCCAGGCGTCGAACATCGTGGAGGCCCTGGAGGCGGGGAGCCGGGTTCTGCTGGTGGACGAGGACACCTCGGCCACCAACTTCATGATCCGCGACCACCGGATGCAGGAGCTGATCGCCAAGGACAAGGAGCCGATCACCCCGTTCGTGGACAAGGTGCGCCAGCTCTGGGAGGAGCGCGGGGTGTCCACGGTGCTGGTGATGGGCGGCAGCGGCGACTACTTCGACGTGGCCGACACCGTGATCGCCATGGAGGCGTTCCGGCCGAGGGACGTGACCCGGCAGGCCAAGGCGATCGCCGAGCGGTACCGGGCCGAGCGCCGGCCCGAAGGGGGCCCGGCCTTCGGAGCGGTGACGCCCCGCCGGCCCCTGGGCGGGAGCCTGGACCCGCGCCGGGGCCGGCGCGAGGAGAGCGTGAGGAGCCGGGGGGTGAAGACCGTGCTGTTCGGCACCGAGGAGATCGACGTGTCGGCCGTGGAGCAGATCGTCCACCCGGGGCAGCTTAGGGCCGTGGGCGCGGCGCTCCTGCGGGTGCGGGCCCTGGCCGACGGCCGCCGCACCCTGGCCGAGATCCTGGACCGGATCGAGGAGGAGGTCCGGCAGGAGGGCCTCGACGCCCTCACCGACCGCCCCGTGGGCGACCTGGCGGGGTTCCGGCGCTTCGAGCTGGCCGCGGCCCTGAACCGGCTGCGCACCCTGCGGGTCCGAAGCGAAGCCGGGCGGGACTGA